In Cydia fagiglandana chromosome 9, ilCydFagi1.1, whole genome shotgun sequence, a single window of DNA contains:
- the LOC134667174 gene encoding cytohesin-1 isoform X3: protein MCLHVRLLCDALWWPLLARLARAASTYDDDYDQQLKDELGEVVAELEALDGQEECKQNSKAKQMSIGRKKFNMDPKKGIEYLYENGLLQRTPEDVAQFLHKGEGLSKTAIGDYLGERSDFNEAVLRAFVELHDFTDLILVQALRQFLWSFRLPGEAQKIDRMMECFAQRYCQLNPDIFTNADTCYVLSFAIIMLNTSLHNPSVKEKPGPEQFVAMNRGINNGGDLPHELLLSLYESIKTEPFKIPEDDGNDLMHTFFNPDKEGWLWKQGGRYKSWKRRWFILNDNCLYYFEYTTDKEPRGIIPLENISVRPASDRTRPHCLELYASGGADLIKACKTDSEGKVVEGKHTVYRMSASAAEERDEWIECLRRSISHNPFYDMLAQRKKKAQHQHAHPAH, encoded by the exons CAACTCAAAGATGAGCTCGGCGAGGTGGTCGCGGAGCTGGAGGCCCTGGACGGGCAGGAGGAGTGCAAGCAGAACAGCAAGGCCAAACAGATGAGCATCGGCAGGAAAAAGTTCAACATGGACCCCAAGAAAG GTATCGAATACCTGTACGAGAACGGTCTCCTCCAGAGGACGCCCGAGGATGTAGCACAATTCCTTCACAAGGGCGAGGGACTGAGCAAAACCGCCATCGGGGATTACCTCGGCGAGCGCTCGGACTTCAACGAGGCTGTGTTACGTGCCTTCGTGGAGCTACACGACTTTACGGACCTCATTCTGGTGCAGGCACTAAG ACAATTCCTCTGGAGCTTCCGTCTCCCCGGCGAGGCCCAGAAGATCGACCGCATGATGGAGTGCTTCGCGCAGCGCTACTGCCAGCTCAACCCGGACATCTTCACCAACGCGGACACCTGCTACGTGCTTAGCTTCGCCATCATCATGCTCAATACTTCGCTACACAACCCTAGTGTTAAAGAGAAACCTGGGCCCGAGCAGTTCGTCGCTATGAACAGAGGGATCAACAATGGAGGGGACTTACCACATGAATTGCTCTTG TCATTATACGAGTCTATAAAGACGGAGCCATTCAAGATACCGGAGGACGACGGGAACGATCTCATGCACACCTTCTTCAACCCGGACAAGGAGGGGTGGCTATGGAAGCAGGGCGGCAG ATACAAGTCGTGGAAGAGACGGTGGTTTATACTGAACGATAACTGCTTGTACTACTTCGAATACACGACGGACAAGGAGCCGAGGGGCATCATTCCACTTGAAAATATATCC GTGCGTCCGGCGTCGGACCGCACGCGGCCGCACTGCCTGGAGCTGTACGCGAGCGGCGGCGCCGACCTCATCAAGGCCTGCAAGACCGACTCCGAGGGGAAGGTCGTCGAGGGGAAACACACCGTTTATAG AATGTCGGCATCGGCGGCGGAGGAGCGCGACGAGTGGATCGAGTGCCTGCGGCGCTCCATCAGCCACAACCCCTTCTACGACATGCTCGCGCAGCGCAAGAAGAAGGCGCAGCACCAGCACGCCCACCCCGCGCACTAG